DNA sequence from the Sulfurimonas sp. HSL3-7 genome:
CGAGTTTCTCTATATCTGGACCCTCGCATTTGCCCTTCTCGGTGCACTCTTTATCGCCTACGGGGCGCACCGACGGATCCATTTGGAGGCCTATATCGGGCTGCTCTATGTCCTGGGTGCCAGCGGGATCATGATGGTGCTTGCCCAGAGCGCCGAGGGAATGGAGCATTTCAAGTCACTGCTGGCCAACGACATCCTCTTCACTTCCGAAGAGGACCTGTACAAGAGCAGCGGCATCTACGCCCTTATCGCATTGATCATCTATTTTCTCTACCCGAAAATAACGGGTTTTGTCAAAGAGCTGCTCTTCTTCTCCCTGCTTGCCGTCACCGTCACCTCTTCGGTTCAGCTCGCCGGCGTCTTCGTCGTCTTCACCCTGCTGATCGCCCCGGCGATGGTCGCCAGCATGCAGAGCCGTTTCAAAGCGCTATGGGTCGCCTTCGGCTACGGATGGTTCTTCTCCGTCACCGCCGTCGCCATCGGCTTCTATTATGATCTTCCGACCGGCTACAGTATCGTCTTTCTGGGCGCGCTGCTGAGCCTGATCTTTGTGCTGGCGAAGAGTCAGAAAAAAGAGATCGACGACTAGGCGAGACGTTCGATCATCTGGAGCTCGTCCTCTTCCGATTCGGGGTAGATCACCCCTCTAAGGGCAGCCCCTTCATCGTCTATGTCAAACATATCGTCATCTAAGTCGTCCAGAAGCACGCTTTGGCCCAGGGATTCGAGCCGGGGTCTGATTTTCACCCCTTTGATCAAGAGTATACCTATTACCTCCCCTTTTCTGGATCCTTTGATAACAGCGTCATCCGCATCGATCTGGCAGAGGAACATCTCTTCAATCTCCTGCTTTTCAACCATCTCCATCAGCCTGTCCAGGACCTCTCTGTTCGCTATCTTTATTGCCCATGAACGAAATTCCATCCGTTGCCCTCCTCTGTTTCATTATTGATCTTGTATACTACACCATTATTACAGAAAGTATTGGTATGAAAGCACTCCTATTTATTCTACTTACCCTGACACTTTTCGGAAATGATAAAGCGCAGCGCTTTGTCAACGTCAACACCCTGATCCCCTCTATCCATTTTGATATGCGCTATGCGTCTAATGAGAACTTTGTCGGCCAAGCGATAGAAGGCTATGACGATCCCATATGCTACCTTACGAAAGAGGCTGCCCTTGCACTGCAGAAGGCACAAAGTGACCTGCAGAGAGAGGGATATCGTCTCCACATCTTCGACTGCTTCCGCCCGCAGCGTGCCGTCGATCACTTTGTCCGCTGGGCCAAGGATCTAAACGATACCAGGATGAAAGAGACCTACTATCCCCATGTCGATAAAGAAGTGCTTTTCGAGCGGGGCTACATTGCCGCCAGGTCAGGCCACAGCAGGGGAAGCACAATTGACCTTACTATCGAAAAACTTGACATGGGGACCCCCTTCGACTTTTTCGATCCCCGCTCGCATACCCATTCCGAAGCGGTCACGAAAAAGCAGCATCAGAACCGGATGAAACTCAAGAAGATAATGGAGAGAAACGGCTATGTGAACTACGCCGAGGAGTGGTGGCACTTCACACTGAAAGATGAGCCGTTCAAAACGACCTATTTCGACTTCAAGATCGCAGCAGCACAGCAGGACTAATCGACCAGCGTGATCTCCAGCCCCTCAAGCAGCG
Encoded proteins:
- a CDS encoding M15 family metallopeptidase, which codes for MKALLFILLTLTLFGNDKAQRFVNVNTLIPSIHFDMRYASNENFVGQAIEGYDDPICYLTKEAALALQKAQSDLQREGYRLHIFDCFRPQRAVDHFVRWAKDLNDTRMKETYYPHVDKEVLFERGYIAARSGHSRGSTIDLTIEKLDMGTPFDFFDPRSHTHSEAVTKKQHQNRMKLKKIMERNGYVNYAEEWWHFTLKDEPFKTTYFDFKIAAAQQD
- a CDS encoding metal ABC transporter permease, which codes for MIDIFLVPIALMIILVMIHAWFGIRILERGIIFTDLAIGQLAALGASVSYGFFHGEFLYIWTLAFALLGALFIAYGAHRRIHLEAYIGLLYVLGASGIMMVLAQSAEGMEHFKSLLANDILFTSEEDLYKSSGIYALIALIIYFLYPKITGFVKELLFFSLLAVTVTSSVQLAGVFVVFTLLIAPAMVASMQSRFKALWVAFGYGWFFSVTAVAIGFYYDLPTGYSIVFLGALLSLIFVLAKSQKKEIDD